The Candidatus Dadabacteria bacterium genomic sequence CTCCTTTGAGCCTTATTATTGCGGAATCCGCTCCTGGTCCCAAAACGGTGTCGGTTCTTACCATGTGGTCATACTGCTCGTAAACCCATTTCTTGCTCGATACAGTCGGAGAAGACAGAATTTCGAGAAAAACTCTCTGAATATCTCCAGGTTCAGGGAGATTCTCCGAATTCAGCCTCGTTATTTCCTTCAGGTAGACGGGTTTTTTTACGGGTCTTTTATAAGTCGGCGCGCCCGAGGTTATAAGACTTACGGGTAGATCCGCAACTGTGGTTTTTTCTTCTACAATCGTCAATCTTCCCGAATCGGTCACCTTGCCGATAATCGAAAAATCAAGGTTCCACTTCCTGAAAATATCTCGGGCTGTATCTTCTTTGCCCTTTTCCAAGACTACGAGCATTCTCTCCTGCGATTCAGAAAGCATCACTTCATAAGGGGTCATTCTTTCTTCTCGCCTGGGAACTCTGCCAATTTCAATCTCAAGCCCGGTTCCTGCGCGATCAGCCATCTCTGTTGAAGAGGATGTAAGTCCTGCGGCTCCCATATCCTGTATACCGACAACACAATCAGTCTTAAACAGCTCCAAGCAGGCTTCAAGAAGAAGTTTTTCCGTAAACGGGTCTCCCACCTGTACCGCGGGCCTTTTTTCTTCGGTTTCCTCAGTGAAGGTGTCCGATGCCATGATGGCTCCCTGTATTCCATCTCTTCCGGTCTTTGATCCGACGTATATTACGGGGTTTCCCTCGCCCGACGCATATCCGCGGAAAACATTATCTTTTTTGGTGACCCCGAGGGCAAAGGCGTTTACCAGAGGATTTCCATTGTAGCAATCGTCAAAATATATCTCTCCTCCTATAGTGGGAATACCCATGCAGTTTCCATAGCCGGCTATTCCCGATACGACCCCCTCAACCAGAAATTTTGTTTTCTGAAGATATGGATTTCCGAATCGAAGAGAGTTTAAAAGCGCTACGGGTCTTGCTCCCATGGTGAATATATCCCGGAGTATTCCCCCGACCCCGGTCGCGGCGCCTTGGTAAGGTTCTATGAAGGAAGGATGGTTGTGGCTTTCCATTTTAAAAACGACACAGTCGCCGTCCCCTATATCCACTACTCCGGCGTTTTCTCCAGGGCCCTGTATAACCTGTTTTCCCTTTGTGGGAAATTTTCTAAGGTGCATCTTGGAACTTTTATAGGAGCAGTGTTCAGACCACATAGCTCCGAGAATTCCAACTTCTGTTAAGTTCGGCTCTCTGTCCAAGGTTTTGATTATCTTTTCGTATTCGCTTTCAGTAAGGCCGTGATCCAAGGCAAACTGCAGAGATTCTTTATTCTTCATTTGTCCTCCGGGGGCTGGATGAACTTTGTTGTCTTGGATATGTCCATGTCTCTGAAAAGGTATCTTTTTACTTTTCTTGTAGTCGTTTTTGGTAATTCTTCTGTGGCAACTGCAAAATGACTGATTCTTTTGTGGGGCTCAAGCCGGCGGTTAAGTTCACTTATCTCGCCTTTAAGGATATCCCAGATTCTCTGATCGTCTCCGTGTTGCGGGGACTGTCCTAGCTTTTTGGAAATTCCCTCCGCCTCTGGAAATATCACGGCCTGTATCCTTTCATCATCCGGGCTGAATACAATCGCTTCTTCAACCGTTTCAAGCGGGGTGAGCTTTTCCTCGATTTCCTCGGGAGAAATATTTCTTCCTCCCTTAGTTACGATAACCGATTTTTTTCTTCCCGTTATGTAGAGGTAGCCTTCGTGATCAAAATAACCGAGGTCACCGGTTCTGAGCCAGCCGTCATCCGAGAGGACTTCTTTTGTCGCACCGGGGTTTTTGTAATAGCCTTTCATTACACTTGGACCCTTCACGCATATCTCTCCGATTCCCTCGGAGTCTACATCTTTTATTTCGACCTCGCTGTTTTCAAGCACCATGCCACCGCTTGCGTTCTTCGGTTTCGAAAAGGGATTTGCGGATATAACCGCAGCCGTTTCACTCATTCCGTATCCCTGCAAGAGGGGAAATTCGTATTTTTCAAGTCCCTCGGAAGCCGGTTCCGAGAGGGCGGCTCCGCCGCTTACTATAATTCTGAGGCGGTCAAGACCTAGACGTTTTTTTGCCATTTTCCCGAAAAACTTAGAGGGCAAGGCTCTTGTGAGAAAGTTTTTTGCCTTATTTTGTTCGATTCTCTGAAGCAGTCTCTCGAGTATCAAGGGGGTGTTAAGCCATACGGTTGGCCTTGCGACTTTAAGGTCGGAGAGCATTTCCCTCGGTTTTATGCTTCTTGAGAAAAACACCCTTTGTCCACAGTAAAAGGACAGCAGTATTCCACCTATTCTTTCATATACGTGGTGAATGGGCAGTATGGAAAAAGCTGTGTCTTCCACTGTTATGGGAAAGGCGCTGTATAGTGTCTCCAGGTTTGACATTATGCTCGCATGGGAGAGCATTACGCCTTTGGGATTGCCCGTGGTTCCCGAGGTAAAAACTATATCGGCTATGTCTTCGGGTTCTAGTTTTTCCGCGGGCACGGTTTTTTCG encodes the following:
- the purL gene encoding phosphoribosylformylglycinamidine synthase subunit PurL — protein: MKNKESLQFALDHGLTESEYEKIIKTLDREPNLTEVGILGAMWSEHCSYKSSKMHLRKFPTKGKQVIQGPGENAGVVDIGDGDCVVFKMESHNHPSFIEPYQGAATGVGGILRDIFTMGARPVALLNSLRFGNPYLQKTKFLVEGVVSGIAGYGNCMGIPTIGGEIYFDDCYNGNPLVNAFALGVTKKDNVFRGYASGEGNPVIYVGSKTGRDGIQGAIMASDTFTEETEEKRPAVQVGDPFTEKLLLEACLELFKTDCVVGIQDMGAAGLTSSSTEMADRAGTGLEIEIGRVPRREERMTPYEVMLSESQERMLVVLEKGKEDTARDIFRKWNLDFSIIGKVTDSGRLTIVEEKTTVADLPVSLITSGAPTYKRPVKKPVYLKEITRLNSENLPEPGDIQRVFLEILSSPTVSSKKWVYEQYDHMVRTDTVLGPGADSAIIRLKGAQKGIAMTSNVNSRYCYLSPREGSKIAVAESVRNLACCGASPLAITDCLNFGNPENPEIMWQFSESVEGMSEAARTFNTPVVSGNVSLYNETEGVAIFPTPTVAMVGLIEDIAKTVTSWFQDPGDLVILLGGAIEEDIGGSEYLKIQHGLIDGKPPSIDLDKEKKLAEMLIACASQSILKSAHDISEGGFAVALAECCFSPDGTRGVVVKAPDINENSLRGDLFLFSETQSRVIASISETNWKRIKEMASNYGVPALRAGVVIDNDRFCVEDLIDMKISAVHDAWSMGFQRGLSVSEG
- a CDS encoding AMP-binding protein, yielding MKRFTRTEKRLPATRSKNQIATIQNMLERKSSLYADKIAYSTRKDDLSVSSFTFSEVFTLFTQFSAHLMSLGLKRREHVAIVGENSPQWAISYFAVIWAGAIAVPLDARARTEHIKQVLALSDSRFLIASAGFTETLSNTGAVEHIIPMDEALEVRSHTEKTVPAEKLEPEDIADIVFTSGTTGNPKGVMLSHASIMSNLETLYSAFPITVEDTAFSILPIHHVYERIGGILLSFYCGQRVFFSRSIKPREMLSDLKVARPTVWLNTPLILERLLQRIEQNKAKNFLTRALPSKFFGKMAKKRLGLDRLRIIVSGGAALSEPASEGLEKYEFPLLQGYGMSETAAVISANPFSKPKNASGGMVLENSEVEIKDVDSEGIGEICVKGPSVMKGYYKNPGATKEVLSDDGWLRTGDLGYFDHEGYLYITGRKKSVIVTKGGRNISPEEIEEKLTPLETVEEAIVFSPDDERIQAVIFPEAEGISKKLGQSPQHGDDQRIWDILKGEISELNRRLEPHKRISHFAVATEELPKTTTRKVKRYLFRDMDISKTTKFIQPPEDK